One genomic region from Sphingobacterium multivorum encodes:
- the mfd gene encoding transcription-repair coupling factor has protein sequence MGIQEILEKYSQSETVQSLTKALQSKKPKIQLKGLIGSSDAFIAVSSYNLQERPMVFILPTHEDASYFLSDLESLLDKQVLFFPSSYRKTFDFTQTDSANVLQRAETLSSLNHTSELPKMVVTYPEAIAEKVINRNDLDKNTLEITENTALSIDFINEFLIEYDFERVDFVYEPGQFAIRGGIVDIFSFSNDLPYRIEFFGDDIESIRTFDIESQLSVKKIHKVTIVPNVQAKFLTSQHISLLEYVDQDATIWIKDAQFTLDIVKDGLKKAEKLWAGLTDKQKKDNPEWHNPAYEFTDEKNLNALFFEFPIIEFGKQFFYKAETTFKFDIHPQPSFNKDFNLLIHNFKENEGQRIQNLIFSDSTKQVERIYTILEDLDKSATFIPIHKALREGFRDDSLKLACYTDHQIFDRYYKYKRKKAYERSQAITLKDLRDLKPGDFITHIDHGVGRYGGLEKVDVNGKSQEMIRLIYADNDLLYVNINSLNRISKYSGKEGTVPKMNKLGTDAWDKLKKTTKKKVKDIARDLIMLYAKRKAQHGNAFSPDSYLQNELEASFIYEDTPDQEKATADVKKDMESPHPMDRLICGDVGFGKTEVAIRAAFKAVADSKQVAVLVPTTILALQHYRTFSERLKGLPCTIDYINRFKTSKQIKDTLARLAEGKIDIIIGTHRLVSKDVKFKDLGLMIIDEEQKFGVAVKEKLKVMRANVDSLTLTATPIPRTLHFSLMGARDLSIISTPPPNRQPVQTELHVFNETLIGEAVSYELDRGGQVFFIHNRVADLPQLGNLIRKLVPGARVGVAHGQLEGDELEDVMLKFINHDFDVLIATTIIEAGLDIPNANTIIINHAHMFGLSDLHQMRGRVGRSNKKAFCYLLSPPLSTLTPEAYKRLSAIEEFSELGSGFNVAMRDLDIRGSGNLLGGEQSGFIAEIGFEMYHKILDEAIQELKEDEFSAVFADEKERKYVSFTQIDTDLEVLIPDEYVTNITERYNLYTELSKLENEQQLAAFEKELEDRFGPIPREVFELFNTLRLQWFGKTIGFEKIAYKKHTLKGYFVNNPKSSYFESDQFGRVLSFVQSHPEISNLKEVKGQLRLALNNVNTIGYALSLLKEML, from the coding sequence GTGGGAATTCAAGAAATATTAGAAAAATACAGCCAAAGCGAAACTGTTCAGTCGCTTACCAAGGCTTTACAATCCAAAAAACCCAAGATTCAGTTGAAAGGGCTTATTGGTTCTTCGGATGCATTCATAGCCGTATCTTCTTACAACTTACAGGAACGTCCAATGGTCTTTATCTTACCGACTCATGAAGACGCTTCTTATTTTTTAAGTGACCTGGAAAGCCTGTTGGATAAGCAGGTTCTTTTTTTCCCTTCGTCTTATCGCAAAACATTTGATTTTACGCAAACGGACTCTGCCAATGTATTGCAACGTGCGGAGACATTAAGTTCGCTCAATCATACTTCGGAATTACCGAAAATGGTTGTTACTTATCCAGAGGCTATTGCTGAGAAAGTGATCAACCGCAACGACCTGGATAAAAACACCTTAGAAATAACAGAAAACACGGCGCTAAGTATTGATTTCATCAACGAATTTTTGATCGAATATGATTTCGAACGTGTCGACTTTGTGTATGAACCAGGACAATTTGCGATACGCGGTGGCATCGTAGACATCTTTTCTTTTTCGAATGACCTCCCATACCGTATTGAATTCTTTGGCGATGACATCGAAAGCATACGTACATTTGACATTGAATCCCAGTTGTCTGTCAAAAAAATCCACAAAGTAACCATTGTCCCAAATGTTCAAGCGAAATTCTTGACATCCCAACACATTTCACTATTGGAATATGTAGATCAGGACGCTACAATCTGGATCAAAGACGCTCAATTTACGTTAGATATTGTGAAAGATGGGTTAAAGAAAGCGGAAAAATTATGGGCGGGATTAACCGATAAGCAGAAAAAAGATAATCCCGAATGGCATAATCCAGCCTATGAATTTACAGACGAGAAAAACCTCAACGCCTTATTTTTTGAGTTCCCCATCATCGAATTCGGCAAACAGTTCTTTTATAAAGCTGAGACAACATTCAAGTTCGATATACATCCCCAACCTTCATTCAATAAAGATTTTAATCTCTTAATCCATAATTTCAAGGAGAATGAGGGCCAGCGGATTCAGAATCTGATTTTTTCAGATTCGACCAAACAGGTCGAACGGATCTATACGATTCTGGAAGATCTCGATAAATCAGCCACTTTCATTCCGATTCATAAAGCGTTACGCGAAGGTTTTAGGGACGACAGTTTAAAGTTGGCCTGTTACACGGATCACCAGATATTTGACCGTTATTATAAATATAAACGAAAGAAGGCTTACGAGCGCTCACAGGCAATTACGCTCAAAGATCTACGGGATCTTAAACCAGGCGATTTCATTACCCACATTGATCATGGTGTCGGTCGCTATGGTGGTTTGGAAAAAGTGGACGTCAACGGTAAATCTCAGGAAATGATCCGCTTGATCTATGCGGACAATGACCTGTTGTACGTGAACATCAACTCCTTAAACCGCATTTCCAAATATTCCGGTAAGGAGGGCACTGTTCCCAAAATGAATAAATTGGGGACCGACGCCTGGGACAAACTCAAGAAGACGACCAAGAAAAAAGTCAAGGATATTGCGCGCGACTTGATCATGCTTTATGCCAAACGAAAGGCACAGCATGGAAATGCGTTCTCACCGGATAGCTATTTACAGAATGAACTAGAGGCCTCCTTTATCTATGAGGATACACCGGATCAGGAAAAGGCTACTGCCGATGTGAAAAAAGATATGGAATCGCCACATCCGATGGACCGATTGATCTGTGGGGATGTAGGCTTCGGAAAAACGGAGGTTGCCATCCGTGCGGCCTTTAAAGCTGTAGCAGACAGCAAACAAGTCGCTGTCCTGGTACCGACTACTATCCTGGCATTACAGCACTACCGGACATTTTCGGAGCGTCTAAAGGGTCTTCCATGCACGATCGACTATATCAACCGTTTCAAGACGAGCAAACAGATCAAAGATACCTTAGCCAGGCTCGCTGAAGGAAAAATAGACATTATCATTGGTACACACCGCCTTGTTAGCAAAGATGTCAAATTCAAAGATCTCGGCCTGATGATTATCGATGAGGAACAAAAGTTTGGGGTGGCAGTAAAGGAAAAATTGAAAGTCATGCGTGCGAATGTAGACTCGCTGACATTGACAGCAACGCCAATTCCAAGAACATTGCACTTCTCATTAATGGGGGCCCGCGACCTGAGTATCATCTCGACTCCACCACCCAACCGGCAGCCCGTACAGACCGAACTGCATGTTTTCAATGAAACATTGATCGGCGAAGCTGTCAGTTACGAACTTGATCGTGGCGGGCAGGTATTTTTTATCCACAATCGTGTTGCAGATCTTCCGCAGCTGGGCAATTTGATTCGCAAGCTGGTTCCCGGAGCACGGGTCGGTGTGGCACATGGCCAGCTTGAAGGGGATGAACTTGAGGATGTGATGCTCAAGTTTATCAATCACGATTTTGATGTCTTAATTGCAACAACGATTATTGAAGCGGGTCTTGATATCCCAAATGCGAATACGATCATTATCAATCATGCCCATATGTTTGGCCTGAGCGACCTGCACCAAATGCGGGGTCGGGTGGGCCGCTCCAATAAGAAAGCTTTTTGTTATCTACTGAGTCCGCCATTGTCGACCTTAACACCGGAAGCCTATAAACGACTTTCTGCAATAGAAGAGTTTTCGGAACTGGGCTCTGGATTTAATGTTGCCATGCGCGATTTAGATATACGTGGCTCGGGAAATCTCTTGGGCGGCGAACAATCGGGCTTTATTGCCGAGATCGGTTTCGAAATGTATCATAAAATCTTAGACGAAGCTATTCAGGAGCTAAAAGAGGACGAGTTCTCGGCAGTATTCGCGGATGAGAAAGAACGAAAATATGTATCCTTTACGCAGATTGACACAGACCTCGAGGTATTGATCCCCGATGAATATGTAACCAATATTACAGAACGGTATAATCTGTATACTGAACTCTCCAAATTGGAGAACGAGCAGCAATTGGCAGCCTTTGAAAAAGAACTTGAAGATCGATTTGGCCCCATCCCACGCGAAGTCTTTGAATTATTCAATACACTCCGTTTACAGTGGTTTGGCAAAACGATCGGGTTTGAAAAAATAGCGTATAAAAAGCATACACTGAAAGGTTATTTTGTCAATAACCCCAAATCCAGCTACTTTGAATCGGATCAATTCGGCCGTGTACTGTCCTTTGTACAAAGCCATCCAGAGATCAGCAACCTCAAAGAAGTCAAAGGCCAGCTCCGTTTAGCGTTAAATAATGTGAATACCATTGGGTATGCGTTGAGTCTTCTGAAAGAAATGTTATAA
- a CDS encoding trans-sulfuration enzyme family protein: protein MATNTETILVHEGQQFNQTSAVTTPIYQTSTYIADPDPAEYIKAATEPKHPYFYHRHGNPTNSQVASILAKLEKTEDALVFATGMAAISTAILAIVKSGDHIVAQHAHYSGTAIFFKEFLTDYGITVTAVDQTDVSAFGEAIQANTKLIYIETPSNPNLHITDLKAIGELAKQHGIQSMVDNTFASPINQTPTDFGIDVVVHSATKYLGGHSDLTAGIVCGKQDYIASVWKRSVALGASLAPLDSWLLLRGLKTLSLRVKQINTNALKMAEFLDQHPKIKKVSYPGLPNHPQHELAAQQMNGFSGMICIDVNGKDEEEAFLNAQKLINGVHIFINAASLGGVESLIVHPASMWGGHHTKEQKEASGITLGMLRISVGIEHADDLIADLKQALDQLN, encoded by the coding sequence ATGGCTACCAATACCGAAACGATACTCGTCCATGAAGGACAGCAATTCAACCAGACATCTGCAGTAACTACGCCAATCTATCAGACATCCACTTACATTGCGGATCCTGACCCTGCGGAATATATCAAGGCCGCTACCGAACCGAAGCATCCTTATTTTTATCATCGTCATGGCAACCCGACGAATAGCCAAGTCGCCTCCATTCTAGCAAAATTGGAAAAAACGGAGGATGCACTGGTATTTGCAACCGGTATGGCAGCGATCAGTACAGCCATATTGGCCATCGTTAAATCGGGGGATCATATTGTCGCCCAACATGCACATTATTCCGGAACAGCTATTTTCTTTAAAGAGTTCCTAACCGATTATGGTATCACGGTTACTGCTGTAGACCAGACCGATGTTTCAGCATTTGGAGAAGCTATTCAGGCAAATACCAAGCTGATTTATATAGAGACTCCATCGAACCCTAATCTTCATATCACAGACCTAAAAGCGATCGGGGAACTCGCCAAACAACATGGGATTCAGAGCATGGTCGATAATACATTCGCCTCTCCTATCAACCAAACACCGACAGATTTTGGAATAGACGTCGTTGTCCACAGTGCCACGAAATACTTAGGTGGACATAGTGACCTCACTGCTGGTATCGTCTGCGGTAAGCAGGACTATATCGCCAGCGTATGGAAACGATCCGTCGCTTTGGGCGCATCACTCGCACCGCTTGATTCCTGGTTATTATTACGAGGATTAAAAACATTAAGTCTACGAGTCAAACAGATCAATACCAATGCGCTAAAGATGGCTGAATTTCTGGATCAACATCCAAAAATCAAAAAAGTGAGTTATCCCGGACTCCCTAATCATCCCCAACATGAACTCGCCGCCCAACAAATGAACGGTTTTTCGGGCATGATTTGTATCGATGTCAATGGTAAAGATGAAGAGGAGGCATTTTTAAATGCACAGAAACTCATCAATGGAGTCCATATATTTATCAATGCGGCCAGTTTGGGAGGGGTCGAGTCGCTTATTGTACATCCTGCGAGTATGTGGGGCGGTCATCATACGAAGGAACAAAAAGAAGCTTCCGGAATCACGCTAGGCATGTTGCGTATCTCTGTTGGAATCGAGCATGCCGATGATCTAATCGCCGACTTAAAACAGGCATTGGACCAGCTTAACTAA
- the galK gene encoding galactokinase → MITKDTIVNKFKELYQEEPLVVTSPGRINIIGEHTDYNDGFVLPAAIDKAIYVAVSKRSDDNIVLYAEDYKERHEVKLAAIAISEKHWPNYILGVVDQYLKRGATLGGFNLYIDGDVPLGAGLSSSAAVECAVTLALSELFNLQVEQLDIPQIAQKAEHTYAGVMCGIMDQFASAFGKEKNVIKLDCRTLGFEYVPLDLKGYEVVLLNTNVKHSLASTAYNTRREQCEQASAWVQEKYPAVKNLRDVTIAMLDELVKDKDADIYAKASFVVRENERVEKSCDALRSGDVAQLGQYIFQSHEGLSKVYEVSCPELDYLVDYVKQFPEVIGARMMGGGFGGCTINIVKEGVLPSILPTLEKEYKEKFDKELSVIQVRIADGTRVL, encoded by the coding sequence ATGATAACAAAAGATACAATTGTAAATAAATTTAAAGAACTCTACCAAGAAGAACCTCTTGTCGTTACTTCCCCCGGCCGGATTAATATCATTGGAGAACATACGGATTATAACGATGGATTTGTATTGCCTGCCGCAATTGACAAAGCAATATATGTTGCTGTAAGTAAGCGATCGGATGATAACATTGTGCTTTATGCGGAAGACTACAAGGAACGTCATGAGGTCAAGCTAGCAGCTATTGCTATTTCTGAGAAACATTGGCCAAACTATATTTTGGGGGTTGTTGACCAGTACCTGAAACGTGGGGCAACACTGGGGGGCTTCAACCTGTATATCGATGGTGATGTGCCACTGGGTGCTGGATTATCGTCTTCAGCTGCCGTTGAATGTGCCGTTACCTTAGCACTCAGTGAACTGTTCAATTTGCAGGTCGAACAACTTGATATTCCACAGATTGCTCAAAAGGCTGAACATACCTATGCTGGTGTGATGTGTGGTATCATGGATCAGTTTGCTTCAGCCTTCGGTAAAGAGAAAAATGTCATCAAACTGGATTGCCGTACCTTGGGTTTCGAGTATGTTCCGCTTGATCTTAAGGGTTATGAAGTTGTATTATTGAATACAAACGTAAAACATTCATTAGCTTCTACAGCGTACAATACGCGTCGTGAACAATGTGAGCAAGCTTCTGCATGGGTGCAGGAGAAGTACCCGGCTGTAAAGAATTTGCGTGATGTAACCATTGCGATGCTTGATGAATTAGTGAAAGATAAAGATGCCGACATTTATGCGAAAGCAAGCTTTGTAGTTCGCGAGAATGAACGCGTAGAGAAATCGTGTGATGCACTACGTTCAGGAGATGTTGCTCAGCTTGGACAGTATATTTTTCAGAGCCATGAGGGATTAAGTAAAGTGTATGAAGTCAGTTGTCCGGAGCTGGATTACTTAGTGGATTACGTCAAACAGTTTCCTGAGGTGATCGGTGCCCGAATGATGGGTGGCGGGTTCGGTGGATGTACAATCAATATCGTAAAAGAAGGCGTACTACCTTCAATTTTGCCAACACTTGAAAAAGAATACAAAGAGAAATTTGATAAAGAACTTTCGGTCATTCAAGTCAGGATTGCCGATGGTACCCGCGTACTTTAA
- a CDS encoding UDP-glucose--hexose-1-phosphate uridylyltransferase translates to MQSTLNFGDSPHTRVNILTGEKVLVSPHRSKRPWQGQVEDLPGDNRPEYDPQCYLCPTNKRADGDINPDYKESFVFVNDFSALLKDTSQQEFNEDELFIAETEKGICKVIAFTPRHDLTLPEMDQVAIKAVVDLWQKEFVELSQVDWIKYIQIFENKGAIMGCSNPHPHGQIWSQNHLPVEIQKECVQQQHYFNKYQRTILSDYVKAELRKEERIIDENDSFVSLVPFWAAWPYETMIVSKRSIQNIAGFDEKEKSDFAAILKLLTTRYDNLFKTSFPYSAGMHQAPVNDGDHPEWHWHMHFYPPLLRSATVKKFMVGYEMLANPQRDITPEVAAEQLRNCSTVHYKAK, encoded by the coding sequence ATGCAATCAACTTTAAACTTTGGGGACTCTCCCCACACACGTGTTAATATTCTTACCGGGGAAAAAGTACTTGTGTCTCCGCATCGTAGTAAAAGACCATGGCAAGGGCAAGTAGAAGATCTTCCCGGGGATAATAGACCGGAATATGATCCACAATGCTATTTGTGCCCGACAAATAAACGAGCAGACGGTGATATCAATCCAGATTATAAAGAAAGTTTTGTCTTCGTGAACGATTTCTCAGCTTTACTAAAAGATACAAGCCAGCAAGAATTTAATGAAGATGAATTATTTATCGCCGAAACCGAAAAAGGAATCTGTAAAGTAATTGCATTCACACCACGCCACGACCTAACCTTGCCAGAAATGGATCAGGTAGCTATTAAAGCAGTAGTCGATCTTTGGCAGAAAGAGTTTGTTGAGCTCTCTCAGGTTGACTGGATCAAATATATTCAGATCTTTGAGAATAAAGGTGCAATCATGGGCTGTAGTAACCCACATCCCCATGGACAGATCTGGTCACAAAATCATTTGCCTGTAGAAATCCAAAAAGAATGCGTTCAGCAACAGCACTATTTCAATAAATATCAACGTACGATCCTGTCAGATTATGTTAAAGCGGAGTTGAGAAAAGAGGAGCGCATTATAGACGAAAATGATTCTTTCGTTTCGCTAGTCCCTTTTTGGGCCGCCTGGCCTTACGAAACGATGATCGTCAGCAAACGATCTATCCAAAACATTGCTGGGTTTGACGAGAAGGAAAAGTCGGATTTTGCCGCTATTCTCAAGTTACTGACGACGCGTTATGACAATCTCTTCAAAACATCTTTCCCCTATTCTGCAGGAATGCATCAGGCCCCAGTAAATGATGGTGACCACCCGGAATGGCACTGGCATATGCACTTCTATCCACCACTGTTACGTTCTGCTACCGTTAAAAAGTTTATGGTTGGTTATGAAATGCTAGCAAATCCACAACGTGATATCACACCGGAGGTTGCCGCAGAACAATTGCGAAATTGTTCGACAGTACATTATAAAGCGAAATAA
- a CDS encoding metallophosphoesterase, translating to MLLVNACVLLILDFYIFFALRATKIKFPKTKVFAILWWSYSVLLLLGVFISAQYSIPLIVRSVILVAFFLTAASKIFFFLILLIDDIRRGGVWLKRLFAKKRSVEDLVDDAGEPLPENPVKGISRSEFLTKAGILVGASPLIPLSWGIISGAYDYRVRRVPLYLPNLPKAFHGMTIAQISDVHSGSFYNKKAVSGGIDMLLKEKADVTFFTGDIVNAQASEMRGYQDIFARVKSDLGVFSTLGNHDYGDYYYGKEDSPAKRKNLKDVIDVHKIMGWDLLMDENRKIKVDGEELCIVGVQNWGTGRFPKHGDIKKALMGTEEQPVKLLLSHDPSHWRAQVLDTDVDVMFAGHTHGMQFGVRSEMLQWSPVQYIYKEWAGLYRAQQNKRLYVNVGYGFLGYPGRVGILPEITIFELLKAQDPKFKA from the coding sequence ATGTTGCTAGTAAACGCGTGTGTATTACTCATATTGGATTTTTATATTTTCTTTGCGCTCCGTGCAACGAAGATTAAATTCCCCAAAACAAAAGTATTTGCTATTCTCTGGTGGTCTTATTCTGTTTTACTGCTATTGGGCGTTTTTATCTCAGCACAATATAGTATTCCTTTAATCGTACGGTCGGTTATTTTAGTCGCCTTTTTTCTGACAGCCGCATCAAAGATATTTTTCTTTTTGATTTTGTTGATTGATGATATCCGACGTGGGGGTGTATGGTTGAAACGTCTGTTCGCAAAAAAGAGATCTGTTGAGGATTTAGTCGACGATGCCGGAGAACCTTTACCGGAAAATCCAGTGAAAGGGATTAGTCGATCCGAGTTTTTAACAAAAGCTGGTATTCTAGTCGGTGCCTCACCCTTGATACCCTTGAGCTGGGGTATTATTTCAGGAGCCTACGACTATCGTGTAAGGAGAGTACCGTTGTATTTACCAAATTTGCCCAAAGCATTTCATGGAATGACCATCGCGCAGATTTCAGATGTGCACTCTGGATCTTTCTACAATAAAAAGGCTGTCAGCGGTGGTATTGATATGCTTTTAAAGGAAAAAGCAGATGTGACATTTTTCACCGGTGATATCGTGAATGCCCAAGCTTCTGAAATGCGTGGTTATCAAGATATTTTTGCGCGTGTGAAATCTGATTTGGGTGTGTTTTCTACATTAGGTAACCATGATTATGGTGATTATTATTATGGTAAAGAAGATTCTCCTGCAAAGCGTAAGAACCTCAAAGATGTTATCGATGTTCATAAAATCATGGGCTGGGATCTTTTAATGGATGAAAATCGTAAGATTAAGGTCGATGGTGAAGAGCTTTGTATTGTCGGGGTTCAGAATTGGGGGACTGGCCGTTTTCCGAAACATGGTGATATCAAAAAAGCGTTAATGGGTACCGAAGAGCAACCTGTTAAGTTGCTTTTATCGCACGATCCCTCACATTGGCGGGCCCAGGTATTGGATACAGACGTTGATGTGATGTTTGCTGGACATACACATGGTATGCAATTTGGCGTAAGGTCCGAGATGTTGCAATGGAGTCCAGTGCAATATATCTATAAGGAATGGGCGGGGTTATACCGTGCGCAACAGAACAAACGATTATATGTTAATGTGGGCTATGGCTTTTTGGGTTATCCAGGACGTGTTGGAATTCTTCCTGAAATTACCATATTCGAATTGCTGAAAGCGCAGGACCCAAAGTTTAAAGCCTAA
- the hemH gene encoding ferrochelatase, which yields MSNKGKKGILLVQLGTPDSPTTPDVRKYLTEFLMDPRVIDIPYFQRTLLVKGIIARTRAPKSAKVYETIWDKETGSPLMHYSILQRDLLQEALGEEYHVELAMRYQNPSIEAALKNMEGLFLESIRVIPLFPQYASATSGSVIDRVMELIRKWNYLPEISFVSNFCTDDLMAETYADHARRHDLESFDHFVFSYHGLPVRQLGKVDPTGQLKCPESGCDSCKTTANSYCYLSQCYATTRTIAAKLGLKKEQYSLCFQSRLGKEPWIQPYTSDLLHDLAAKGYKKLLIFSPAFVADCIETIDEIGVEYANEFKHLGGEEVCLVESLNDDPKWIESLKQLALNAKN from the coding sequence ATGAGCAATAAAGGCAAAAAAGGTATTCTTTTAGTACAATTGGGTACACCTGATAGTCCCACCACTCCAGATGTAAGAAAGTATTTAACGGAGTTCCTAATGGATCCGCGAGTTATTGATATTCCTTATTTTCAACGCACCTTATTGGTCAAGGGAATCATTGCACGTACACGTGCGCCCAAATCGGCAAAAGTATACGAAACGATTTGGGATAAAGAAACGGGATCACCTTTGATGCACTACAGTATTTTGCAACGTGATCTGCTTCAAGAAGCGTTGGGAGAAGAATACCATGTGGAATTAGCAATGCGTTATCAAAATCCGTCAATTGAGGCTGCATTGAAAAATATGGAAGGCCTATTTTTGGAGTCCATTCGCGTAATCCCTTTATTTCCACAGTACGCATCGGCAACATCGGGCTCGGTCATTGATCGTGTTATGGAGCTCATTCGCAAATGGAATTATCTGCCAGAAATTAGTTTTGTAAGCAATTTCTGTACAGATGATTTAATGGCAGAAACTTATGCAGACCATGCCCGCAGGCACGATTTGGAAAGTTTTGACCATTTTGTCTTTAGTTATCATGGCCTTCCTGTGCGGCAGCTTGGAAAAGTAGATCCGACAGGCCAGCTTAAATGCCCCGAATCAGGCTGTGATTCCTGTAAAACGACGGCCAATTCATATTGCTATCTTTCGCAATGTTATGCGACAACACGGACGATAGCTGCCAAGCTCGGGTTAAAAAAAGAACAATATTCGCTCTGCTTTCAATCCCGTTTAGGTAAAGAACCCTGGATACAGCCCTATACCTCCGATTTATTGCATGATCTTGCCGCTAAGGGGTATAAGAAGTTATTAATTTTTAGTCCTGCTTTTGTGGCGGATTGTATCGAGACCATTGATGAAATTGGCGTGGAATATGCTAATGAATTTAAACATTTAGGTGGGGAGGAAGTGTGTTTGGTAGAGAGTCTGAATGATGATCCCAAATGGATCGAATCTTTAAAACAATTGGCGCTTAATGCCAAAAACTAA
- a CDS encoding 4-hydroxy-3-methylbut-2-enyl diphosphate reductase, with protein sequence MALNLTVDIDKDSGFCFGVVYAIDMAEEILEEEGYLYCLGDIVHNDEEVARLKAKGLRIIDHAALPTLSNEKVLIRAHGEAPETYRVALENNITLIDASCPVVLKLQNRIKTSFDQEEKILIFGKHGHAEVIGLQGQTNNEALVFQDISELDQVELPASFTLYSQTTKSVDKFYAIKDELIKRGYEVKANDTICRQVSNRYEDLGAFARQYDKIVFVSGKKSSNGKVLFEVCQNANPASYFISDPAELDASVFAENDRIGICGATSTPMWLMKDVKASLEAL encoded by the coding sequence ATGGCATTAAATCTAACAGTAGACATCGATAAAGATTCAGGCTTTTGCTTTGGAGTGGTATACGCTATTGATATGGCGGAAGAGATTTTAGAGGAAGAGGGGTACCTTTATTGTTTGGGAGATATCGTTCATAATGATGAGGAAGTTGCCCGATTGAAAGCAAAAGGTTTGCGGATTATCGATCATGCCGCTCTGCCGACCTTGAGCAATGAAAAGGTATTGATCCGTGCTCATGGTGAAGCCCCGGAGACTTATCGAGTTGCTTTGGAAAATAACATTACCTTGATAGATGCCTCTTGTCCAGTGGTGCTTAAACTGCAAAACCGTATAAAAACGTCGTTCGACCAAGAGGAGAAAATTTTAATCTTTGGGAAGCATGGACATGCTGAAGTGATCGGTTTGCAGGGTCAGACAAATAATGAAGCTTTGGTTTTTCAGGATATTTCCGAATTGGATCAAGTCGAACTGCCGGCCTCATTTACCCTATACAGCCAGACAACAAAAAGCGTGGATAAATTTTATGCCATCAAAGACGAATTGATCAAGCGAGGCTATGAGGTAAAGGCCAATGATACGATCTGTCGACAAGTTTCTAATCGATACGAAGATCTTGGCGCTTTTGCCAGACAATACGATAAGATCGTTTTTGTCTCAGGCAAGAAATCCTCCAATGGAAAGGTGCTGTTTGAAGTTTGTCAAAACGCCAACCCCGCTAGTTATTTTATTTCTGATCCAGCTGAATTAGATGCATCGGTCTTTGCTGAAAACGATCGCATTGGAATCTGTGGCGCTACTTCAACACCAATGTGGTTGATGAAAGACGTAAAAGCAAGTTTAGAAGCATTATAA
- a CDS encoding nucleoside-diphosphate kinase, protein MATNRTFTMIKPDAVANGHIGAILNDIIAGGFKIIAMKYIQLSQETAGAFYAVHKERPFYGELVNFMTSGPIVAAILEKDNAVEDFRTLIGATNPADAAEGTIRNKYAKSIDANAIHGSDSDENAAIEGNFFFSQFERF, encoded by the coding sequence ATGGCAACTAACAGAACTTTTACGATGATCAAACCTGACGCAGTAGCGAACGGTCACATCGGTGCAATCTTAAACGATATCATTGCTGGTGGTTTTAAAATCATTGCAATGAAATACATCCAACTTTCTCAAGAGACAGCTGGTGCATTCTATGCAGTACACAAAGAGCGTCCTTTCTATGGTGAGTTGGTAAATTTTATGACTTCAGGTCCTATCGTTGCTGCAATCTTGGAAAAAGATAATGCCGTTGAAGATTTCCGTACATTGATTGGCGCGACTAATCCTGCTGATGCAGCTGAAGGTACAATCCGTAACAAATATGCTAAATCTATTGACGCAAACGCTATCCATGGATCGGATTCAGATGAGAATGCTGCTATAGAAGGAAACTTCTTCTTCTCTCAATTTGAAAGATTCTAG
- the ybeY gene encoding rRNA maturation RNase YbeY: MKSILFFTEDTDFKLKEKGKIRQWIADAIKGEGFKRVGELSFILCSDAYLLEINKQYLNHDTYTDIVTFDSSEYDDTIAGDIFISVERIQENAEKFKVDVRDELHRVIIHGVMHLCGYPDKKPADKAKMTAKENEYLGKRNF, from the coding sequence ATGAAGAGCATATTATTTTTTACCGAGGATACGGATTTCAAATTAAAAGAAAAGGGAAAGATTCGCCAATGGATTGCTGATGCCATCAAAGGCGAAGGGTTTAAACGGGTAGGCGAATTGAGCTTCATCCTTTGCTCGGATGCTTACTTGCTTGAAATCAATAAGCAATATTTAAATCACGACACCTATACTGATATCGTTACCTTTGATTCTTCCGAATATGACGACACCATCGCCGGTGATATTTTTATCAGTGTGGAACGTATTCAGGAGAATGCCGAAAAATTTAAGGTTGATGTGCGAGACGAGCTTCATCGGGTGATCATTCATGGTGTCATGCATCTGTGCGGTTATCCGGATAAAAAGCCGGCAGATAAAGCCAAGATGACGGCCAAGGAGAATGAGTATCTCGGTAAAAGAAACTTTTAA